In Juglans regia cultivar Chandler chromosome 13, Walnut 2.0, whole genome shotgun sequence, the following proteins share a genomic window:
- the LOC108986014 gene encoding cytochrome P450 89A2-like — MDVWFIILISLSLCFCIKFLLHLLSNSTKTNQSKTGKLPPGPSPLPFIGNLHLLPKTTVDLRSFLRSLSLKYGPVTTLHIGSEPVVFVTSYSAAHEALVRNSAAFSGRPSIVPLSSVLSNNRKDIGGSPYGQTWRVLRRNLNSEVLHPARLKSYSLERKRILGTLVNSFNQCFLHGDQPVRVFDHIHHAVFSFFILMAFGDVNDSTIREVERIQAELIFNYDQFTVFCSWPRLGKLLFRDRWKRYSNILKSQAEIILPLIRARKKLKQEESKQSELVSYTDTLLDMRMNDDQDQEAGKLEEADILSLCSEFINAGADTSLTTLQWIMANIVKHPHIQDKLFAEIKAVVGEGAEEIKEEDVQKMTYLKAVILETLRIHPPSAFLVPHAVSEDAELLGYRIPKDTTVNFVTSLMGRDPKEWENPMEFRPERLLNRGENGEPDGVSDVTAYKMMPFGSGRRICPGKRLALLNLEYFVSNLVWNFEWKPVDGEGVDLSDKEEFLMVMKNPLRAHVSPRIK; from the coding sequence ATGGATGTCTggttcatcatcctcatctctctttctctctgtttttgcatcaaatttctcttacatctCCTCTCCAATTCCACCAAAACAAATCAATCCAAAACAGGAAAACTCCCACCAGGACCCTCACCTCTTCCTTTCATCGGAAACCTTCATTTGCTTCCCAAAACCACGGTCGACCTCAGATCTTTCCTCCGTAGCCTCTCCCTCAAGTATGGGCCCGTCACTACTCTCCATATCGGCTCTGAACCCGTCGTTTTCGTCACCTCCTACTCGGCCGCCCATGAAGCCCTTGTCCGGAACAGTGCCGCCTTCTCGGGCCGTCCCTCGATCGTCCCTCTCAGCTCCGTTCTCAGTAATAACCGCAAGGATATTGGTGGGTCTCCCTACGGCCAGACTTGGCGTGTTCTTCGTCGTAATCTCAACTCTGAAGTTCTCCACCCTGCCAGACTGAAATCTTACTCTCTGGAACGCAAGCGAATCTTGGGAACATTGGTTAACAGCTTCAACCAGTGTTTCTTGCATGGCGATCAGCCCGTTCGTGTGTTCGATCATATCCACCATGcggttttttcctttttcattctcATGGCTTTTGGCGATGTCAACGATAGCACGATTAGAGAAGTTGAACGCATTCAAGCTGAACTTATTTTCAACTACGACCAGTTCACTGTGTTCTGCAGCTGGCCAAGGTTGGGGAAGTTGCTGTTCAGAGATCGTTGGAAGAGGTACTCGAATATCTTGAAGAGTCAGGCTGAAATAATCTTGCCTCTAATCAGAGCTCGAAAGAAGTTAAAGCAAGAGGAAAGCAAACAATCCGAGTTGGTATCATACACAGATACCTTACTGGATATGCGAATGAATGACGATCAGGATCAGGAAGCTGGCAAGCTTGAGGAAGCCGATATACTGAGTTTGTGCTCAGAGTTCATCAATGCCGGCGCCGACACAAGCCTAACGACGCTGCAGTGGATCATGGCAAATATAGTGAAGCACCCACACATTCAAGACAAGCTTTTTGCTGAAATCAAGGCGGTGGTGGGAGAAGGAGCCGAAGAGATTAAGGAGGAAGATGTGCAGAAGATGACATATTTGAAAGCAGTGATTCTCGAGACTCTAAGAATTCACCCTCCAAGTGCCTTCTTGGTACCGCATGCAGTCTCAGAAGATGCAGAACTTCTTGGCTACAGAATCCCGAAAGATACGACAGTGAACTTCGTGACATCTCTGATGGGGCGGGATCCTAAGGAGTGGGAGAATCCAATGGAGTTCAGGCCGGAGAGGTTGCTGAATCGTGGAGAAAATGGAGAACCAGATGGAGTGTCTGATGTTACAGCGTACAAGATGATGCCGTTTGGTTCAGGGAGGAGGATCTGTCCGGGGAAAAGATTAGCCCTGCTTAATCTGGagtattttgtttcaaatttggtGTGGAATTTTGAGTGGAAACCAGTGGACGGAGAAGGAGTTGATCTTTCGGATAAGGAGGAGTTCTTGATGGTGATGAAGAATCCTCTGCGAGCCCACGTGTCTCCAAGAATCAAATGA